A single Anopheles arabiensis isolate DONGOLA chromosome X, AaraD3, whole genome shotgun sequence DNA region contains:
- the LOC120906256 gene encoding fibroin heavy chain-like, whose protein sequence is MRAFVVLAACLAVASADIGLKLRQAAEARAASSYDVGQQSITVDYAPAVFEDTVVGDSRSYADAGASAASYSAGPGNAVFDAGYQAGLRDAASSGASASAGAGAVSGTGSRFGATGAYSGAAAGSYAGSGAFGSSSSAGASAYAQAKTQVRYAAPEVLKHFYYHVAPEEPQAEAEANTLTITPRKHYKVIFIKAPTVSANAGASSQAASQTEEKTIVYVLVNKPAKAQAGATADASSFSSGKPEVYFVKYQGAQASANAKAAATAGATAGSFGESVVDVGSLAGASAGANANAYSASQAQAGGFGGSSFDGSYADAGASAGATAGSNDYSFNLRSSDVSAASAGASGYNGEFAANDATVGAGVTAAYDAAGASAGAVSGAVNTVVY, encoded by the exons ATGCGCGCTTTTGTG GTTTTGGCGGCCTGTCTGGCCGTTGCGTCCGCTGACATCGGTTTGAAGCTGCGCCAGGCGGCGGAGGCCCGTGCAGCGAGCAGCTACGACGTCGGCCAGCAGTCGATAACGGTCGACTACGCGCCGGCCGTGTTCGAGGATACCGTCGTGGGCGATAGCCGCTCGTATGCGGACGCCGGCGCCTCGGCCGCGTCATACTCGGCCGGCCCGGGCAACGCCGTCTTCGATGCCGGCTACCAGGCCGGGCTTCGGGACGCCGCGTCCTCGGGCGCGTCGGCTTCGGCCGGTGCCGGTGCGGTCAGCGGCACTGGCTCGCGCTTCGGTGCGACCGGTGCGTACTCTGGTGCCGCCGCCGGCAGCTACGCCGGTAGCGGCGCGTTCGGCAGCTCGTCGTCGGCCGGTGCGTCCGCCTACGCCCAGGCCAAGACGCAGGTGCGCTATGCTGCCCCGGAGGTCCTGAAGCACTTCTACTATCACGTCGCGCCGGAGGAGCCGCAGGCCGAGGCCGAAGCCAACACGCTCACCATCACGCCCCGCAAGCACTACAAGGTCATCTTCATCAAGGCCCCGACTGTCAGCGCCAACGCCGGTGCGTCGTCCCAGGCCGCCAGCCAGACGGAGGAGAAGACGATCGTCTACGTGCTGGTCAACAAGCCCGCCAAGGCACAGGCCGGTGCGACCGCCGACGCCAGCTCGTTCTCCTCCGGCAAGCCGGAGGTGTACTTCGTCAAGTACCAGGGTGCCCAGGCCAGCGCGAACGCCAAggccgctgccaccgccggtGCCACGGCCGGCTCGTTCGGTGAGTCCGTCGTCGACGTCGGTTCGCTCGCCGGAGCGTCCGCCGGTGCGAACGCGAACGCATACAGCGCGTCTCAGGCCCAGGCCGGTGGATTCGGCGGCAGCAGCTTCGACGGTTCGTACGCCGATGCCGGTGCGTCGGCCGGTGCCACCGCCGGCAGCAACGACTACAGCTTCAACCTGCGCTCGAGCGACGTGTCCGCCGCCTCGGCTGGCGCGAGCGGCTACAACGGCGAGTTCGCCGCCAACGATGCTACCGTCGGGGCCGGCGTTACGGCCGCGTACGATGCCGCTGGTGCCAGTGCTGGCGCTGTTTCTGGCGCTGTCAACACGGTGGTCTACTAG
- the LOC120906179 gene encoding chitinase-3-like protein 2: MSKQQGKYELLKEDTKLRRQHTYIQSCLLVALCAMSSLTVYATWTMIYRQNLIIPPALLDVSLHWRNRLVLYEEALRQTLRQQQQLGPLPNGQDSVPPPPPETIVRSIYATDGSTVLPGRLFGLANDSRPKPAEPVRVKQLDSERIFPSRFGNYIYSKEAMNGLPPSPKIVCYYTTPDLQARGATGQALRHILQPEQIDPHLCTHLNIGIIDIVNNTLFIDDNVREALVRTRQLRRANPALRILLWVGGASVGGFATMVENHATRKLFIQSVKATLERYQLDGVDLDWEFPDSGGKRRMHFSQLLHEIRREYQREHRTYILSVAVAPQETIAYMAYDVGEINSYADYVNLMTYDYHFYSPDVPQTGLNAPLYRRANEQSLLGTLNINTSVHYWLSAGLDKSKLILGLPTYGHSFTLVNPFNTRIGAPASRYGRVGTFGFASYSEICWFRRYNIYVHQVYDVESCSPYLYAGSEWISYEDERSLECKAKYIKAHGFGGAMIFSLNTDDFGSYCADNALYRDRTVAGDQQQQQGSFPLLRKVRSVLVDGAGANRTVPQTAEQQQRIAPVATVAAPPANVGDHR, from the exons ATGTCGAAGCAGCAGGGCAAGTACGAGCTGCTGAAGGAGGATACGAAGCTGAG GAGGCAACATACGTACATACAGAGCTGCCTGCTGGTCGCGCTCTGTGCCATGTCCAGCCTGACGGTGTACGCGACCTGGACGATGATCTATCGGCAGAATCTGATTATACCGCCGGCTCTTTTAG ATGTCTCGCTTCACTGGCGAAATCGACTCGTGCTGTATGAGGAAGCGCTGCGCCAAACGctccgacagcagcagcagctggggCCGCTGCCAAACGGTCAGGACAgtgtgccgccgccgccgcccgaaaCAATCGTGCGAAGCATTTACGCGACGGACGGTTCCACCGTGCTGCCGGGCCGTCTGTTCGGCCTGGCCAACGATTCCCGGCCGAAGCCGGCCGAACCGGTGCGCGTGAAGCAGCTGGACAGTGAGCGCATCTTCCCGTCGCGCTTTGGCAACTACATCTACTCGAAGGAGGCGATGAACGGGCTGCCGCCCAGCCCGAAGATCGTGTGCTACTACACGACGCCCGATCTGCAGGCGCGCGGCGCCACCGGGCAAGCGCTCCGGCACATACTGCAGCCGGAGCAGATCGATCCACACCTCTGCACCCACCTGAACATCGGCATCATCGACATCGTCAACAACACGCTGTTCATCGACGATAACGTGCGGGAGGCGCTGGTGCGCACGAGGCAGCTGCGGCGCGCCAACCCCGCCCTGCGCATACTGCTGTGGGTCGGGGGGGCGAGCGTCGGCGGCTTCGCCACGATGGTGGAGAACCACGCAACGCGCAAGCTGTTCATCCAGTCGGTGAAGGCGACGCTCGAGCGGTACCAGCTCGACGGGGTCGACCTCGACTGGGAGTTCCCGGACAGTGGCGGCAAGCGGCGGATGCACTTCTCCCAGCTGCTGCACGAGATACGGCGCGAGTACCAGCGGGAGCACCGGACGTACATACTGAGCGTGGCGGTGGCGCCCCAGGAAACGATCGCGTACATGGCGTACGATGTGGGCGAAATCAACAGCTACGCGGACTACGTCAACCTGATGACGTACGATTACCACTTCTACTCGCCGGACGTGCCACAGACGG GTCTTAATGCGCCGCTGTACCGCCGAGCGAACGAACAGTCCCTGCTCGGCACGCTCAACATCAACACCTCCGTGCACTACTGGCTGTCGGCGGGGCTGGACAAGAGCAAGCTGATACTCGGCCTGCCGACCTACGGCCACTCCTTCACGCTCGTCAACCCGTTCAACACGCGGATCGGTGCGCCGGCGTCCAGGTACGGGCGGGTCGGCACGTTCGGCTTCGCCTCGTACTCGGAGATCTGCTGGTTCCGCCGGTACAACATCTACGTCCACCAGGTGTACGATGTGGAGAGCTGCTCGCCCTACCTGTACGCGGGCAGCGAGTGGATCTCGTACGAGGACGAGCGCAGCCTCGAGTGCAAGGCGAAGTACATCAAGGCGCACGGGTTCGGCGGCGCGATGATCTTCTCCCTCAACACGGACGATTTCGGCTCGTACTGTGCGGACAATGCGCTCTACCGGGACCGGACTGTCGCCggcgaccagcagcagcagcagggcagcTTCCCCTTGCTGCGAAAGGTACGCTCGGTGCTGGTGGACGGTGCCGGTGCGAACAGAACGGTCCCACAAACcgctgagcagcagcagcgcatcgCACCGGTCGCTACCGTTGCAGCGCCACCGGCCAACGTGGGCGACCACCGGTGA
- the LOC120906188 gene encoding dolichyl-diphosphooligosaccharide--protein glycosyltransferase subunit STT3A, protein MDQVTKLRMNLEKQESLIKLGILTTAAILSFSTRLFSVLRFESVIHEFDPYFNYRTTKHLAEQGFYNFHNWFDDRAWYPLGRIIGGTIYPGLMVTSAVLYRLMWLANITVDIRNVCVFLAPFFSSLTTIVTYLLTKEIHSSGAGLVAGAMISIVPGYISRSVAGSYDNEGIAIFCMLLTYYTWIKAVKTGAILWATLAALAYFYMVSSWGGYVFLINLIPLHVLALMATGRFTHRVYIAYSTLYTIGTILSMQISFVGFQPVQSSEHMLAFGVFGLCQLHAFVDYVRSAVPKEHFDTLFQALIVTIASVVALTGLALTVTGKISPWTGRFYSLLDPSYAKNHIPIIASVSEHQPTSWSSFYFDLQILVFLFPAGLYFCFSKLSDANIFIILYGVTSIYFAGVMVRLMLVLAPVMCILSGIAISHLLTKYIRNMEVGGPGLAPVPENSSNRKAKARYEQQSSVKNEVAIGFVLLVTFLLVTYTFHCTWVTSEAYSSPSIVLSARSQDGGRIIFDDFREAYYWLKMNTPEDARVMSWWDYGYQITAMANRTILVDNNTWNNTHISRVGQAMASTEEKAYEIMKELDVDYVLVIFGGLTGYSSDDINKFLWMVRIGGSTDRGAHIKEMDYYAPSGDFRIDKEGSPVLLNCLMYKMCYYRFGQVYTEGGKAPGYDRVRGAEIGNKDFELDVLEEAYTTEHWLVRIYKVKDLSNRGV, encoded by the exons ATGGATCAAGTGACGAAGCTACGCATGAACCTGGAGAAGCAGGAAAGCCTCATCAAGCTGGGCATCCTGACTACGGCGGCTATTCTGT CCTTCTCCACGCGCCTGTTCTCCGTCCTGCGGTTCGAGAGCGTCATCCACGAGTTCGATCCGTACTTTAACTACCGCACCACGAAGCATCTGGCCGAGCAGGGCTTCTACAACTTCCACAATTGGTTCGACGATCGCGCCTGGTACCCGCTCGGGCGCATCATCGGCGGCACCATCTACCCGGGGCTGATGGTGACGTCCGCCGTCCTGTACCGGCTGATGTGGCTCGCCAACATCACGGTCGACATCCGGAACGTGTGCGTCTTTCTCGCGCCGTTCTTCTCCTCCCTCACCACGATCGTGACGTACCTGCTGACGAAGGAGATACACAGCAGCGGGGCCGGGCTGGTGGCCGGCGCGATGATCTCGATCGTGCCGGGGTACATATCCCGGTCGGTCGCCGGCTCGTACGATAACGAGGGCATCGCGATCTTCTGCATGCTGCTGACGTACTACACCTGGATCAAGGCGGTCAAGACCGGCGCGATCCTGTGGGCGACGCTGGCCGCCCTCGCCTACTTCTACATGGTGTCGTCCTGGGGCGGGTACGTGTTTCTCATCAACCTGATCCCGCTGCACGTGCTCGCGCTGATGGCGACCGGGCGCTTCACGCACCGCGTTTACATCGCGTACAGCACGCTCTACACGATCGGCACCATCCTGTCGATGCAGATCTCGTTCGTCGGCTTCCAGCCGGTCCAGAGCTCGGAGCACATGCTGGCGTTCGGCGTGTTCGGGCTCTGCCAGCTGCACGCGTTCGTCGACTACGTGCGGTCGGCCGTGCCGAAGGAGCACTTCGACACGCTGTTCCAGGCGCTGATCGTGACGATCGCGTCGGTCGTGGCGCTAACCGGGCTCGCCCTCACCGTCACCGGGAAGATATCGCCCTGGACCGGGCGCTTCTACTCGCTGCTCGATCCGTCCTACGCGAAGAACCACATCCCGATCATCGCCTCCGTGTCCGAGCATCAGCCGACGTCCTGGTCGTCCTTCTACTTCGATCTGCAGATACTGGTGTTTCTCTTTCCCGCCGGTCTCTACTTTTGCTTCTCCAAGCTGTCCGACGCGAACATCTTCATCATCCTGTACGGCGTGACCAGCATCTACTTTGCCGGCGTGATGGTGCGCctgatgctggtgctggcCCCCGTCATGTGCATCCTGTCCGGCATTGCCATCTCGCACCTGCTGACCAAGTACATCCGCAACATGGAGGTGGGCGGGCCGGGCCTGGCGCCCGTACCCgagaacagcagcaaccgcaagGCGAAGGCCCGGTACGAGCAGCAATCGTCCGTCAAGAACGAGGTCGCGATCGGGTTCGTGCTGCTGGTCACCTTCCTGCTCGTCACCTACACGTTCCACTGCACCTGGGTCACGTCCGAGGCGTACAGCTCGCCCAGCATCGTGCTCAGTGCGCGGTCGCAGGATGGCGGCCGGATCATTTTCGACGACTTCCGCGAGGCGTACTACTGGCTTAAGATGAACACTCCCGAG GATGCACGGGTAATGTCCTGGTGGGATTATGGCTACCAAATCACGGCAATGGCCAACCGTACGATACTGGTGGACAACAACACCTGGAACAATACGCACATTTCGCGCGTCGGCCAAGCGATGGCATCGACCGAGGAGAAGGCGTACGAGATCATGAAGGAGCTGGACGTCGACTACGTGCTGGTCATATTTGGTGGACTGACGGGCTACTCGTCTGATG ACATCAACAAGTTCCTGTGGATGGTGCGCATCGGCGGCAGCACGGACCGGGGCGCCCACATCAAGGAGATGGACTATTACGCGCCGAGCGGTGACTTCCGGATCGACAAGGAGGGTTCGCCGGTGCTGCTCAACTGTCTGATGTACAAGATGTGCTACTACCGGTTCGGGCAGGTCTACACCGAGGGTGGCAAAGCGCCCGGGTACGATCGGGTCCGGGGTGCCGAGATCGGCAACAAGGACTTTGAGCTGGATGTGCTCGAGGAGGCGTACACGACCGAACACTGGCTGGTGCGAATCTACAAGGTG